GCCTTGTGTAGCTGCCCCCATTGTGACATGGCGTAATGATGTCAGGGACGGCACAGtacaccacagccagcccagccccgccctttgtccccaccccagctcagactcttggaggggccctggggtggcagggccagcctttccgtgaatcttcttcaaagaacttctcttggtctttctcttgtctttcttaTCAGCGGCCCTCCATTGGCAATCTCACAGATATCCAGGGTGGAAGGCACCCTTGAGGATCATGGGGTCTAAAGCTTGACTCCGCACTGAGCTTCAGTTAAATCTCTGAGTCTATAAAAGGTGCACGTTGGTTTCaggcttgctgcttttctgaaggatgagcatgacagcatcctcttgcttccCCACAACCACTTGTGTACCAGGCCTCTGGGAGAGCACTCAtgtcttctgctccagaaagagttccccagcacaattacaagatgttctgcagtagaaagatgcattttgggtcaccagttccagatacattgatctttctgtgcagaaacaggcacagctccaaagactgcagtgatgaaccgcctttgaagagtcacaggctggtgctgctggccttccccctgcttcctacccaaaaatgctcaaccccatcagcaccatcagtaagctctagacagctggaacacccccttacattgatggtgaccccagcgcctacccttcccttcctgtcccttctgcagtgttacaaatatatataaaacggagggagcATATTAGcgggggccatagagtcggcaattcgggcagtctgtaccttccgaataccgcaggcagtgggagaagaaagagggtgatgcacctgggaattaggataaaaaaggaagcttcgcccttgtcctgagtctcaacaattccagacacgccatgggaaatgtcccttggcctctccctctactccagtaacattacaggactcctctgtgtctttccagaatccaacggctggtggtgtgaaggtttttgcacacagggagacacccttctccttcagctcccattctccagctcttctctgctttctcacgcacctagaagcccgtgtccttgccgctgcacggatctcccacggctctctgccagccgcactccagagctcccagctccagctggcagggcctcagcgcccgtcctctgccctcctttcctgacggccacagcaggccctgcttgctgccttcatggtggcactcctggccccagtgctctccaaggccttctgcgggggcaccttcctgcggcctttcagtccctgcgctaggcccagcagagacctgagaggggctgtggacaagggcctgctgggacagcaccaggcccagtggcttcccactgacagcgggcaggcttgggctggagatgtgcaagaaattctcgcctctcaggctgctgaggccctggcccgcgctgcccacagcagctgtggctgccccatcgctggccgtgttccacgccaggccgcacacggcttggagcaagctggcctagtgcaaggtgtccctgcccttggcagcagggttgcaacaagaccatttctaaggacccctccaaggcaagctcctctgtgattctgtgatcactggggccgggggcagctgggcttgatttctcattagaaccagtgcagcactgcatatttggctgacttcaaggagactcttcacaagcccagcttcacaactttttgacttttaccatgtttacaggtctgcttaagatcaataaagtcttgcaccatccacgttctggaatattgtagtttattgaatcaagagcaaagcagtttccaggttgctactcgtcaatgcactaactatagagcatcatggtgtgtccccagcagtcagagacaccatctatggctttactgctacgtcaaaaaccattcttctatgcaataaagaagatgtaatagttatgtgtcttacatatgtatctcttttatgaaaatctttccagctatcaatgtgctaagagcatgaatacatatcacaacttagagtggcactaaatattggctatattgtattctctaaacaaaattacatatttgactgtttctaatcatatatcatcacgatataagagttacatcattggtattgttgatataattggtttttattatatcttactcttacatatgctaattgatatgctttcttgcatataatatgaatacaggggatatatatatctatatagatacaaattaaaaatctagacctttatatatacaaaatatcaggtcagctgcaacacagttgcaggtacaatgctgacctaaagttttcccatgcaagaacaaggagaaacaccatccattatctgatcccaaacactgcccagggatggtggagtctctctcccagagacagtcaagaaccttgatcggaacgcaatcctttgtagtgcacggcgggaagacctggctggagcagccctggatcaattgataccaccagtggtcctttcaaacattccctcatctggcattctgagttccccagcacaattacaagatgttctgcagtagaaagatgcattttgggtcaccagttccagatacattgatctttctgtgcagaaacaggcacagctccaaagactgcagtgatgaaccgcctttgaagagtcacaggctggtgctgctggccttccccctgcttcctacccaaaaatgctcaaccccatcagcaccatcagtaagctctagacagctggaacacccccttacattgatggtgaccccagcgcctacccttcccttcctgtcccttctgcagtgttacaaatatatataaaacggagggagaatattagagggggccatagagtcggcaattcgggcagtctgttccttccgaataccgcaggcagtgggagaagaaagagggtgatgcacctgggaattaggataaaaaaggaagcttcgcccttgtcctgagtctcaacaattccagacacgccatgggaaatgtcccttggcctctccctctactccaataacattacaggactcctctgtgtctttcctggatccaaccgctggtggtgtgaaggtttttgcacacagggagacacccttctccttcagtgcccattctccagctcttctctgctttctcacgcacctagaagcccgtgtccttgctgctgcacagaTCTCtcacggctctctgccagccgcactccagagctcccagctccagctggcagggcctcagcgcccgtcctctgccctcctttcctgacggccacagcaggccctgcttgctgccctcatggtggcactcctggccccagtgctctccaaggccttctgcgggggcaccttcctgcggcctttcagtccctgcgctaggcccagcagagacctgagaggggctgtggacaagggcctgctgggacagcaccaggcccagtggcttcccactgacagcgggcaggcttgggctggagatgtgcaagaaattcttgcctctcaggctgctgaggccctggcccgcgctgcccacagcagctgtggctgccccatcgctggccgtgttccacgccaggccgcacacggcttggagcaagctggcctagtgcaaggtgtccctgcccttggcagcagggttgcaacaagaccatttctaaggacccctccaaggcaagctcctctgtgattctgtgatcactggggccgggggcagctgggcttgatttcttggttctcattagaaccagtgcagcactgcatatttggctgacttcaaggagactcttcacaagcccagcttcacaactttttgacttttaccatgtttacaggtctgcttaagatcaataaagtcttgcaccatccacgttctggaatattgtagtttattgaatcaagagcaaagcagtttccaggttgctactcgtcaatgcactaactatagagcatcatggtgtgtccccagcagtcagagacaccatctatggctttactgctacgtcaaaaaccattcttctatgcaataaagaagatgtaatagttatgtgtcttacatatgtatctcttttatgaaaatctttccagctatcaatgtgctaagagcatgaatacatatcacaacttagagtggcactaaatattggctatattgtattctctaaacaaaattacatatttgactgtttctaatctcatcacgatataagagttacataATCAGTATTGTTgatattatttgattttattatattttactctTACATATGGTAATTGTTACGCTTTCTTGAATATAATATGAATAgaggggatatatatatatatatatatatatatctatatatacacaaactaaaaatctagacctttatatatacaaaatatcaggtcagctgcaacacagttgcaggtacaacGTTGACCTAATGTTTTCCCATgcgagaacaaggagaaacagcgtccattatctgatcccaaacactgcccagggatggtggagtctctctcccagagacagtcaagaaccttgatcggaacgcaatcctttgtagtgcacggtgggaagacctggctggagcagccctggatcagttgataccaccagtggtcctttcaaacattccctcatctggcattctgagatcagcatctttgcacaaggtgaagctctcagaggcaaaatggactcaaagaaagaggtgggaaaataacagcattttcctcttgcgTGGTCCTTGATCTTTGTAGCCAGCCTGGTCATcactggatgcagtgctggggagaaatgatgagacgacactgctgctgttgaggGCATAGTGCTGCTACGCAgcgttttcccttccccctctgtaGCCCACATCGTAGCCTCTTTTCCCGtttactgagagctgttctcTGCCACCACGTGTGAGcctcacaagcacagctctgtgcaggagcagctccttcactGTTCATTTTTAAGGATCCGTTTGAACCACTGGTGCAGATCCACGTACTGGCTCATGGCCTGGGAGTGGGCAACCGGATCCATCAccaggtcatggaagagattgcACGACCCGGCCATTAGGACCTCTGGGGGCAAATGGATCCCCTCAGGAAGCCTCTGGTTGCCCACAATGAAGTGATTGAGGCGTCTCACTTCCACACACGTGCGCAGACTCTCGCTGATATCCATCAGCCGCCTCACAAAATGTCTCCTGCGCCACTGTGACACGGGTAAGACGCTCAGGATGTGCATGACGatggtcttcatggtgtagGTGGAGAAGCCTAAGCCCAGCTGAAGACGAGTGAAGAATTGCAGGCATTTCAGGTGCAAGCTGTCAGGGGGAGCCCGCCTGGCGATGTACCTGAAGAACTTCATCTCGGCCACGGCGTAGCTCTCCGGCCAGATTGTGCTTGAGGTGTGGGCTTGCCTAGGCTGACTGCTTGCAAAGACATCTGAGTTGCCTTGCCGCACCCCAAACAGCATCTCAATCTGGTAGCTTTCTGTGCCATTGGTCACCTTGAACCGGCAGGAGCgtctggagggcagcagcactaaATGCCATTGGTGTGACTGAGGCAAAGCCGGCCAGATTGCTTTCACCAGCTGGTAGAACCAGCgagcagttttctgcacatcCAGGTAGCAGCCCGTGCACAGGGTATCgaggaggctgggatcctgacaccccctcagctcctcctcagggtggtgcaggaagcatagcgtgttgtcatcctgctgctccctcgtgcAGGTGCACTCCTGCTGCACGCGGATGTGGAAGTTCCTCAAGcgcctctgccctgcagtgcccagctctaggTGGAAGCTGTGTCCTCGGGGAGGTGTCATGGGTATGAGCACCTGGTACACAACATCCTGCTCACGGGGACTCCAACCTTcgaaggcactgcccaccccgataGCTCCATGCAGCACTGGATAGAAACTGTCGGACAAGACCCGTCGAAAGTAATATGCAAAATGCTTCATCAAGGTTGTTGTCCACGCGCATCCtttttccaggtcctgctcaggCCACTGTATGCGCTCCATTATGATTCTTCCAAAGTTATCGGCACGATCACGGTATTCTTCCGCTTCATTTCCAACATCATTGAtgtttgctgcatttgcagcctcattgccaacttcatttgcagcagcaccttcttcatttgcagcagcaccttcttcatttgcagcagcattgtcggcttcctgtgcattgccatcatcattgttgttttcctccccatccacgTCGTTGTCTCCTTCTTCTTCGTTTCCGACACCTTCTTCGTTTGCatccacattttccacttcctcttcatatacatcatcacttccttcttcatgctcctgtctcctcaggctccctttcctccacatataccacagtgccaagagaaggagcaggagcccagcaagagcccagacgtgccagtgctgccaggcagggcagagcagatctccccaggcccagacaccctgcttcagggccagctGCTCCACCTCCCGCTCCAGACgaatcctctcctcttcctggagCTTGGCACGCACCTCCATTCGCAGACGTGTCGCCTTGTCCAAGCCATCACCCACGGGCTGTGGGTACTGGACTACACTTTGCAAGAGCAAGAGCCACAATACCCAGGTATCCATGGTCTGCaagaggatggagagagaaggccttgagagaggctgtgagggaggcagctggcattggggacagcagggacgggAATCCCAAGgatctgggagcaggaaggacaggaccccagagagctggcaagaagccaggcctgttccgctgctccagcagctgcagcagcagcagcagcagcagcagcagcagcagcagcagcagcacggtgccctgcccaaggctctgccatgaggggctgtccctgcatgcagggggaaaagccaaccccgggtgcagcatttctgccccatcccttgtccccagcccagcctccccgccCCACGTGTGCACTCACCGCTTGCCCAAGCAATACAGGGCCAGCGTTACCTTGCTGGGGCCTTGTGTAGCTGCCCCCATTGTGACATGGCGTAATGATGTCAGGGACGGCACAGtacaccacagccagcccagccccgccctttgtccccaccccagctcagactcttggaggggccctggggtggcagggccagcctttccgtgaatcttcttcaaagaacttctcttggtctttctcttgtctttcttaTCAGCGGCCCTCCATTGGCAATCTCACAGATATCCATGGTGGAAGGCACCCTTGAGGATCATGGGGTCTAAAGCTTGACTCCGCACTGAGCTTCAGTTAAATCTCTGAGTCTATAAAAGGTGCACGTTGGTTTCaggcttgctgcttttctgaaggatgagcatgacagcatcctcttgcttccCCACAACCACTTGTGTACCAGGCCTCTGGGAGAGCACTCAtgtcttctgctccagaaagagttccccagcacaattacaagatgttctgcagtagaaagatgcattttgggtcaccagttccagatacattgatctttctgtgcagaaacaggcacagctccaaagactgcagtgatgaaccgcctttgaagagtcacaggctggtgctgctggccttccccctgcttcctacccaaaaatgctcaaccccatcagcaccatcagtaagctctagacagctggaacccccccttacattgatggtgaccccagcgcctacccttcccttcctgtcccttctgcagtgttacaaatatatataaaacggagggagcatattagagggggccatagagtcggcaattcgggcagtctgtaccttccgaataccgcaggcagtgggagaagaaagagggtgatgcacctgggaattaggataaaaaaggaagcttcgcccttgtcctgagtctcaacaattccagacacgccatgggaaatgtcccttggcctctccctctactccagtaacattacaggactcctctgtgtctttccagaatccaacggctggtggtgtgaaggtttttgcacacagggagacacccttctccttcagtgcccattctccagctcttctctgctttctcacgcacctagaagcccgtgtccttgccgctgcacggatctcccacggctctctgccagccgcactccagagctcccagctccagctggcagggcctcagcgcccgtcctctgccctcctttcctgacggccacagcaggccctgcttgctgccctcatggtggcactcctggccccagtgctctccaaggccttctgcgggggcaccttcctgcggcctttcagtccctgcgctaggcccagcagagacctgagaggggctgtggacaagggcctgctgggacagcaccaggcccagtggcttcccactgacagcgggcaggcttgggctggagatgtgcaagaaattctcgcctctcaggctgctgaggccctggcccgcgctgcccacagcagctgtggctgccccatcgctggccgtgttccacgccaggccgcacacggcttggagcaagctggcctagtgcaaggtgtccctgcccttggcagcagggttgcaacaagaccatttctaaggacccctccaaggcaagctcctctgtgattctgtgatcactggggccgggggcagctgggcttgatttcttggttctcattagaaccagtgcagcactgcatatttggctgacttcaaggagactcttcacaagcccagcttcacaactttttgacttttaccatgtttacaggtctgcttaagatcaataaagtcttgcaccatccacgttctggaatattgtagtttattgaatcaagagcaaagcagtttccaggttgctactcgtcaatgcactaactatagagcatcatggtgtgtccccagcagtcagagacaccatctatggctttactgctacgtcaaaaaccattcttctatgcaataaagaagatgtaatagttatgtgtcttacatatgtatctcttttatgaaaatctttccagctatcaatgtgctaagagcatgaatacatatcacaacttagagtggcactaaatattggctatattgtattctctaaacaaaattacatatttgactgtttctaatctcatcacgatataagagttacataATCAGTATTGTTgatattatttgattttattatattttactctTACATATGGTAATTGTTACGCTTTCTTGAATATAATATGAATAgaggggatatatatatatatatatatatatatatctatatatacacaaactaaaaatctagacctttatatatacaaaatatcaggtcagctgcaacacagttgcaggtacaacGTTGACCTAATGTTTTCCCATgcgagaacaaggagaaacagcgtccattatctgatcccaaacactgcccagggatggtggagtctctctcccagagacagtcaagaaccttgatcggaacgcaatcctttgtagtgcacggcgggaagacctggctggagcagccctggatcagttgataccaccagtggtcctttcaaacattccctcatctggcattctgagatcagcatctttgcacaaggtgaagctctcagaggcaaaatggactcaaagaaagaggtgggaaaataacagcattttcctcttgcgTGGTCCTTGATCTTTGTAGCCAGCCTGGTCATcactggatgcagtgctggggagaaatgatgagacgacactgctgctgttgaggGCATAGTGCTGCTACGCAgcgttttcccttccccctctgtaGCCCACATCGTAGCCTCTTTTCCCGtttactgagagctgttctcTGCCACCACGTGTGAGcctcacaagcacagctctgtgcaggagcagctccttcactGTTCATTTTTAAGGATCCGTTTGAACCACTGGTGCAGATCCACGTACTGGCTCATGGCCTGGGAGTGGGCAACCGGATCCATCAccaggtcatggaagagattgcACGACCCGGCCATTAGGACCTCTGGGGGCAAATGGATCCCCTCAGGAAGCCTCTGGTTGCCCACAATGAAGTGATTGAGGCGTCTCACTTCCACACACGTGCGCAGACTCTCGCTGATATCCATCAGCCGCCTCACAAAATGTCTCCTGCGCCACTGTGACACGGGTAAGACGCTCAGGATGTGCATGACGatggtcttcatggtgtagGTGGAGAAGCCTAAGCCCAGCTGAAGACGAGTGAAGAATTGCAGGCATTTCAGGTGCAAGCTGTCAGGGGGAGCCCGCCTGGCGATGTACCTGAAGAACTTCATCTCGGCCACGGCGTAGCTCTCCGGCCAGATTGTGCTTGAGGTGTGGGCTTGCCTAGGCTGACTGCTTGCAAAGACATCTGAGTTGCCTTGCCGCACCCCAAACAGCATCTCAATCTGGTAGCTTTCTGTGCCATTGGTCACCTTGAACCGGCAGGAGCatctggagggcagcagcactaaATGCCATTGGTGTGACTGAGGCAAAGCCGGCCAGATTGCTTTCACCAGCTGGTAGAACCAGCgagcagttttctgcacatcCAGGTAGCAGCCCGTGCACAGGGTATCgaggaggctgggatcctgacaccccctcagctcctcctcagggtggtgcaggaagcatagcgtgttgtcatcctgctgctccctcgtgcAGGTGCACTCCTGCTGCACGCGGATGTGGAAGTTCCTCAAGcgcctctgccctgcagtgcccagctctaggTGGAAGCTGTGTCCTCGGGGAGGTGTCATGGGTATGAGCACCTGGTACACAACATCCTGCTCACGGGGACTCCAACCTTcgaaggcactgcccaccccgataGCTCCATGCAGCACTGGATAGAAACTGTCGGACAAGACCCGTCGAAAGTAATATGCAAAATGCTTCATCAAGGTTGTTGTCCACGCGCATCCtttttccaggtcctgctcaggCCACTGTATGCGCTCCATTATGATTCTTCCAAAGTTATCGGCACGATCACGGTATTCTTCCGCTTCATTTCCAACATCATTGAtgtttgctgcatttgcagcctcattgccaacttcatttgcagcagcaccttcttcatttgcagcagcaccttcttcatttgcagcagcattgtcggcttcctgtgcattgccatcatcattgttgttttcctccccatccacgTCGTTGTCTCCTTCTTCTTCGTTTCCGACACCTTCTTCGTTTGCatccacattttccacttcctcttcatatacatcatcacttccttcttcatgctcctgtctcctcaggctccctttcctccacatataccacagtgccaagagaaggagcaggagcccagcaagagcccagacgtgccagtgctgccaggcagggcagagcagatctccccaggcccagacaccctgcttcagggccagctGCTCCACCTCCCGCTCCAGACgaatcctctcctcttcctggagCTTGGCACGCACCTCCATTCGCAGACGTGTCGCCTTGTCCAAGCCATCACCCACGGGCTGTGGGTACTGGACTACACTTTGCAAGAGCAAGAGCCACAATACCCAGGTATCCATGGTCTGCaagaggatggagagagaag
The nucleotide sequence above comes from Passer domesticus isolate bPasDom1 chromosome 5, bPasDom1.hap1, whole genome shotgun sequence. Encoded proteins:
- the LOC135301452 gene encoding inositol 1,4,5-trisphosphate receptor-interacting protein-like 1 gives rise to the protein MGAATQGPSKVTLALYCLGKRVVQYPQPVGDGLDKATRLRMEVRAKLQEEERIRLEREVEQLALKQGSLRRQEHEEGSDDVYEEEVENVDANEEGVGNEEEGDNDVDGEENNNDDGNAQEADNAAANEEGAAANEEGAAANEVGNEAANAANINDVGNEAEEYRDRADNFGRIIMERIQWPEQDLEKGCAWTTTLMKHFAYYFRRVLSDSFYPVLHGAIGVGSAFEGWSPREQDVVYQVLIPMTPPRGHSFHLELGTAGQRRLRNFHIRVQQECTCTREQQDDNTLCFLHHPEEELRGCQDPSLLDTLCTGCYLDVQKTARWFYQLVKAIWPALPQSHQWHLVLLPSRRSCRFKVTNGTESYQIEMLFGVRQGNSDVFASSQPRQAHTSSTIWPESYAVAEMKFFRYIARRAPPDSLHLKCLQFFTRLQLGLGFSTYTMKTIVMHILSVLPVSQWRRRHFVRRLMDISESLRTCVEVRRLNHFIVGNQRLPEGIHLPPEVLMAGSCNLFHDLVMDPVAHSQAMSQYVDLHQWFKRILKNEQ